Proteins from a genomic interval of candidate division WOR-3 bacterium:
- a CDS encoding S8 family peptidase — protein MRIFPMAMILMLAVVDAVEAKALIDPQLEEVIASVRSDEKVEILVVFNEQSDEDYLRNLVADLPRREQRYPVVNYLKELSARTQEPLINYLSLQTNANKVSDIKSFWIINALYCKATPDVIADISNNPDVAFIAYPYIVSENILLTYGNPVPIDVLDYRTKEWHVTKVAADSCWAAGYRGQGVIVGLIDTGCNYNHVDLAGHMWNDPNYPNHGWNFENNNNDPIDQNGHGTCCGGEIASNGTAGDTCGIAPECSLMVCRVRTSIAYPMPDTISEQNVFDAMQFCISPPLSPTHGADVISMSLGWYVAWTPRRSMWRKAVTNVALAGIPYFIAAGNERGSTYCPVPYNLRCPGDVPPPWHHPSEAQGRLGGAISCAAVDNTDVLASFSSCGPSCWEDAPWYWDYPFRPGPGILKPDIAAPGVGITSCAYNNNTGYSSGWQGTSMATPILAGVAALLLSKNPNLTVAQIDSIMQFTALDLGAAGKDTMYGAGRVRAKRAIDFTPASGSLPDLRLAEFGTVVLDPAPNGNGNGYFDPSERITLVDTIVNLGTAIATSVSGKLRTTNSHITIIDSTATFGNINPKAKGHNGADPFVLQADTLIQLGTLVPFELELTAGTYTRKLYYQLRMGSICGPDSFGYFMIDNTDTFYTEAPVYNWININANQGGPGTSIGTGGNDVTLRIRSPFTIRHYAKRLGGATTDSISVCSNGWIAFGRQTSTVQYNSILPKMMDYGSQSSVPNMVAAFWDDLNGSSPATWWYYNDATNHRLIIQCDSFITLANMFQSFQYIIYDSTTAGPGMRNDIVIQYRRVTNPTSCTVGQQDSLKKYGMSYLFNKVYDTGAAPLVAGRAIKFTTKQPKMKNWIGVQEFTNYVDPGTKRISLAPNPARNSVNIFYTVDKKAKITLKVYNTLGQVVRTIVNETKTPGVYTAKWSGDDELGREVASGVYFFSLQIEDKSFNTRGILLK, from the coding sequence ATGAGAATATTCCCAATGGCAATGATACTGATGCTTGCAGTTGTGGACGCAGTCGAAGCCAAGGCTTTGATTGACCCACAACTTGAAGAGGTCATCGCTTCGGTAAGGAGCGATGAAAAAGTAGAGATTCTGGTTGTTTTTAATGAACAATCAGATGAAGACTACCTGCGAAATCTCGTCGCTGATTTACCTAGACGCGAACAGAGATATCCTGTGGTAAATTACTTAAAAGAACTTTCCGCTAGGACCCAGGAGCCGCTCATCAATTATCTCTCTCTCCAGACCAATGCCAACAAAGTCTCTGACATAAAATCTTTCTGGATTATCAATGCACTCTATTGCAAGGCGACCCCGGATGTAATTGCTGATATTTCCAATAACCCAGATGTCGCATTTATTGCCTATCCATACATAGTAAGCGAGAATATCCTACTCACCTATGGGAATCCGGTTCCAATTGATGTGCTTGATTACCGGACAAAAGAGTGGCATGTGACCAAGGTGGCAGCTGATTCTTGCTGGGCTGCAGGTTATCGGGGGCAGGGTGTAATCGTTGGATTGATTGATACTGGTTGTAATTATAATCATGTGGATCTTGCTGGTCATATGTGGAATGACCCGAATTATCCAAATCATGGCTGGAATTTTGAGAATAACAATAATGACCCGATTGATCAGAATGGTCATGGTACTTGTTGTGGCGGAGAGATTGCCTCAAACGGCACCGCCGGTGATACTTGCGGGATTGCACCCGAATGTTCATTGATGGTTTGCAGGGTGAGAACATCCATTGCCTATCCGATGCCTGATACGATTTCCGAACAGAATGTCTTTGATGCGATGCAATTTTGCATTTCACCGCCGCTTTCACCAACCCATGGAGCAGATGTAATTTCAATGTCTTTGGGCTGGTATGTCGCCTGGACGCCAAGAAGGAGTATGTGGCGCAAAGCAGTAACGAATGTCGCGCTTGCCGGAATTCCTTATTTCATTGCCGCTGGAAACGAAAGAGGAAGTACCTACTGTCCAGTTCCTTATAACCTCCGCTGCCCAGGTGATGTTCCTCCACCCTGGCATCATCCATCAGAAGCACAGGGTAGGCTTGGTGGTGCAATTTCTTGTGCGGCTGTTGATAATACAGATGTACTTGCAAGTTTCTCTTCCTGTGGTCCTTCGTGCTGGGAAGATGCACCGTGGTACTGGGACTATCCGTTCAGACCAGGGCCTGGGATATTGAAGCCTGATATTGCTGCCCCAGGAGTCGGTATAACTTCTTGTGCTTATAACAATAACACTGGGTATTCCAGTGGCTGGCAAGGAACTTCAATGGCAACACCGATTCTGGCAGGAGTTGCGGCATTATTACTTTCTAAAAATCCTAATTTAACCGTTGCTCAGATTGATAGTATAATGCAGTTTACTGCCCTTGATTTGGGGGCTGCAGGTAAAGACACGATGTATGGTGCTGGCAGAGTGCGTGCAAAAAGAGCGATTGATTTTACCCCTGCTTCTGGTTCACTGCCTGATTTGCGCCTTGCTGAATTTGGCACGGTCGTTCTTGACCCAGCACCGAATGGCAATGGTAATGGGTATTTTGATCCTTCTGAGAGAATTACATTGGTGGATACGATCGTTAATCTGGGTACTGCAATTGCAACCAGCGTCAGTGGTAAACTTCGCACCACGAACAGCCATATAACCATCATAGACTCTACCGCAACTTTTGGAAACATCAATCCCAAGGCAAAGGGTCATAATGGAGCCGACCCATTTGTACTCCAAGCAGATACACTTATTCAGCTTGGTACACTGGTACCATTTGAATTAGAACTAACTGCCGGAACTTATACAAGAAAACTGTATTATCAGCTAAGAATGGGTTCGATTTGCGGTCCGGATAGCTTTGGCTATTTTATGATTGATAATACAGACACCTTCTATACCGAAGCCCCGGTATACAACTGGATCAATATTAATGCAAATCAAGGTGGACCTGGGACGAGTATTGGAACTGGTGGCAATGATGTCACATTGCGCATTCGTTCACCCTTCACAATCAGACATTATGCAAAGAGACTCGGCGGTGCAACTACAGATAGTATTTCAGTCTGTTCCAATGGTTGGATTGCATTCGGCAGACAGACGAGCACTGTTCAATACAATAGTATATTACCAAAGATGATGGATTATGGTTCACAGAGTTCAGTGCCTAATATGGTCGCAGCATTCTGGGATGACCTCAATGGTTCTTCCCCTGCTACCTGGTGGTATTATAATGATGCTACAAATCACCGTCTGATAATTCAGTGTGATTCCTTCATTACCCTTGCCAATATGTTCCAGTCATTCCAGTATATAATCTATGATTCCACTACCGCTGGTCCAGGAATGCGCAATGATATTGTAATTCAATATCGGCGGGTCACTAATCCAACGAGCTGCACGGTCGGACAGCAGGATTCGTTGAAAAAATACGGCATGAGCTATCTCTTTAATAAAGTCTATGACACCGGTGCGGCACCGCTCGTTGCCGGTAGGGCAATCAAGTTTACAACTAAACAGCCGAAGATGAAGAACTGGATTGGAGTTCAGGAATTTACGAACTATGTTGACCCGGGAACAAAAAGGATAAGTCTGGCGCCGAATCCAGCAAGAAATTCGGTTAATATTTTCTATACGGTGGATAAGAAGGCAAAGATAACTCTTAAAGTTTATAATACCCTTGGTCAGGTTGTTCGGACAATCGTCAATGAAACGAAGACCCCTGGTGTTTATACTGCAAAATGGTCGGGTGATGATGAACTCGGACGGGAGGTTGCATCCGGAGTATATTTCTTCAGCCTCCAGATTGAAGATAAATCGTTCAATACACGCGGAATTCTGTTGAAGTAA
- a CDS encoding M14 family zinc carboxypeptidase: protein MKHIIRCLSLVMLLVSLGMASNKMEVWLYFKDADELFSKMGTLFGELDICTVQQADNGEYYLVLNTTKEQYEQIKNLGFKTVITYEDIAEKFYQMAGSRDPQILRDFGYFYTYWEMRDTLQTLANSFPNITRYYSAGNSYQGLQMVAFKISDNPLVDEMEPAVCFNGATHAREPMGTTLCIDYIKYLLTNYGTDSLVTWFVNNREIYFIPVMNPDGYRYNSDSGGATSNIRKNRHLYSGQSSSTAGVDLNRNYGYKWGYDNTGSSPTVTSDAYRGPSRWSEIETQNARDFFLPKKIRTQIDYHSYGAYNLCVWGYSGSAEPIPDSVTVWEILDSMRAKNGFSAARTGPIYRVLYAANGTSIEWEMKDTLHNGVPKFVTYAFSIETNQTDFWQGYNDYTVIQNNINQCRPVNIYFTKIAGVFFDNPQPVVADTVLGNSTGQLDPNETAHLWVRIRNRAIHPLDSAYNITAQLVSLDTQIVVQTGTAAFPKIYRKSTGDNRNSRFVIRCSRNAIPGTVKPLKMILTFKDDTCTITQSVNFSLTIGNNPVGITTENEKQIESFVRLHSNPASRSVKFEFAQMSDRTANLTIYDATGRLIKKFDNLNQRLIWDGTDHMNLPVESGVYFYVVQNGNDLKRGKFVFIGK from the coding sequence ATGAAACATATTATCCGATGCTTAAGTCTCGTAATGCTTTTGGTTTCGCTGGGAATGGCGTCAAACAAGATGGAGGTATGGCTATATTTCAAGGATGCGGATGAATTATTCTCAAAAATGGGCACGCTCTTTGGTGAACTGGATATCTGCACGGTTCAACAGGCAGATAACGGTGAATATTATCTCGTGCTAAATACAACAAAAGAGCAATACGAGCAGATAAAGAATCTCGGATTTAAGACCGTTATCACCTATGAAGATATTGCGGAAAAATTCTACCAGATGGCAGGTTCAAGAGACCCACAGATATTAAGGGACTTTGGCTATTTCTACACCTACTGGGAGATGAGGGATACATTACAAACCCTTGCAAACTCATTTCCAAACATTACCCGATACTATAGTGCGGGTAATTCCTACCAAGGATTGCAGATGGTTGCTTTCAAAATTTCGGATAATCCTCTCGTTGATGAAATGGAGCCCGCAGTCTGTTTCAATGGTGCAACCCATGCAAGGGAGCCTATGGGAACGACCCTTTGCATTGATTACATAAAGTATTTACTAACTAATTATGGCACAGATTCTCTTGTCACTTGGTTTGTAAATAATCGTGAAATTTATTTTATACCGGTGATGAATCCAGATGGTTATAGATACAATTCTGATTCTGGTGGTGCAACGAGTAACATCCGTAAGAACCGGCATTTATATTCAGGGCAGAGTTCATCAACTGCGGGTGTAGATTTAAATCGTAATTATGGTTATAAATGGGGTTATGATAATACTGGTTCAAGCCCAACGGTAACTTCTGATGCTTATCGCGGTCCTTCAAGATGGTCGGAGATAGAGACTCAGAATGCACGTGATTTCTTCTTACCCAAGAAAATAAGGACCCAGATTGATTACCATTCTTATGGTGCATATAATCTCTGTGTCTGGGGCTATTCTGGTAGTGCCGAGCCGATCCCAGATTCGGTCACAGTCTGGGAGATTCTTGATTCAATGCGGGCGAAGAATGGATTTTCTGCGGCGCGCACAGGTCCGATATATCGGGTTCTTTATGCGGCGAATGGAACTTCCATTGAATGGGAAATGAAGGATACCCTACATAATGGTGTGCCTAAGTTTGTCACTTATGCCTTCAGCATTGAGACGAATCAGACCGATTTCTGGCAGGGATATAACGACTATACGGTTATTCAAAACAATATTAACCAATGCCGTCCGGTTAATATCTATTTCACCAAGATTGCAGGTGTTTTCTTTGACAATCCGCAACCGGTAGTTGCCGATACTGTCTTGGGCAATAGCACCGGTCAACTTGATCCGAATGAAACAGCGCACTTATGGGTGAGAATCCGAAATCGCGCTATTCATCCCCTTGATTCCGCATATAATATCACCGCCCAACTCGTTTCTCTGGATACCCAGATTGTTGTCCAAACTGGAACCGCTGCATTCCCGAAGATTTATCGAAAGAGTACCGGGGATAACCGAAATTCAAGATTTGTAATTCGATGCAGTCGAAATGCAATACCGGGCACAGTGAAGCCTCTAAAGATGATTCTTACCTTTAAAGATGATACCTGTACCATTACCCAGAGCGTAAATTTCTCACTGACAATTGGTAATAACCCGGTAGGAATAACCACAGAAAATGAAAAGCAGATAGAATCATTTGTGAGATTGCATAGCAATCCTGCATCCAGAAGTGTGAAATTTGAATTTGCCCAAATGTCTGATCGGACAGCTAATTTAACCATTTATGATGCTACGGGAAGGCTGATAAAGAAATTTGATAACCTGAATCAAAGGTTAATCTGGGACGGGACTGACCACATGAATTTGCCAGTAGAATCAGGTGTCTATTTCTATGTCGTTCAAAATGGTAATGATTTAAAGAGAGGCAAATTCGTCTTTATCGGCAAATAA
- a CDS encoding sigma-54-dependent Fis family transcriptional regulator yields the protein MESIIRKIGREQLEILFEMTSSLSSTLELSKILDIIIESAKNLLKAEASSLLLLDETTNELYFASVTGEVSERLKNLTVPLDKGIAGACVREGKAKVVNDTTKDKDFYPQIDKSTGFVTRSIIAAPLRLSGKTIGVIEVLNKKDQQEWTEEDKDLLMLIAYQAAQVIQNAQNHMKVHEYKDLLKNEIDSKYALIGRSEQFKNVLSLAEKVAPSNASVLILGENGTGKELIARYIHRLSPRRDKPFIAVSCAAIPSTLLESELFGYEKGAFTGAFTQHKGRFELANQGTIFLDEIGDMLPETQSKLLRVLQEKEFERLGGTKTIKVDVRVIAATNQNLEEKIKQKQFREDLFYRLNVFPIYIPPLRDRKDDILIIAEHYLSYYSKQMNKDIKKFSDEAIDRLLNYPWPGNVRELQNVIERAVVLTNSDTIKPDTLMLPSEPIELPMTYDKSLKEAVEEFKMKYIKEVIKKCGGNQRKASKILKIQPTYLSRLLHKKR from the coding sequence ATGGAAAGCATTATTCGGAAAATAGGTCGGGAACAGCTGGAAATTCTTTTTGAGATGACTAGCTCTCTGAGCTCTACCCTGGAACTATCAAAAATTTTAGATATTATCATCGAAAGTGCAAAAAATTTGCTCAAAGCCGAGGCAAGTTCTCTCTTATTGCTGGATGAAACGACCAATGAACTTTATTTTGCCAGCGTCACCGGGGAAGTATCCGAGAGATTAAAAAATCTTACTGTTCCCCTTGATAAAGGGATTGCTGGTGCCTGCGTACGCGAAGGCAAAGCAAAAGTTGTCAATGACACTACTAAGGATAAAGACTTTTATCCCCAAATTGATAAATCCACGGGTTTTGTAACCCGTTCAATCATCGCCGCTCCACTTCGGCTCAGCGGAAAAACAATCGGGGTCATTGAAGTTCTAAACAAAAAAGACCAACAGGAATGGACAGAAGAAGATAAAGATTTATTAATGCTCATTGCCTATCAGGCAGCGCAGGTGATTCAGAATGCACAAAACCATATGAAGGTACATGAGTATAAGGATTTATTAAAAAATGAGATTGATTCAAAATATGCTTTAATCGGTCGGAGTGAGCAATTTAAAAATGTTTTGAGTCTTGCGGAAAAAGTTGCACCAAGCAATGCTTCGGTTTTAATTTTGGGTGAAAACGGAACAGGTAAGGAACTGATTGCTCGTTATATCCATCGTTTGAGCCCAAGAAGGGATAAACCATTTATCGCGGTAAGCTGTGCCGCAATACCCTCGACCCTGCTTGAAAGCGAATTGTTCGGCTATGAAAAGGGCGCTTTTACCGGTGCATTCACCCAGCATAAAGGCCGATTTGAATTGGCCAATCAGGGGACTATTTTTCTTGACGAAATCGGTGACATGCTACCTGAAACGCAGAGCAAACTTCTAAGGGTATTACAGGAGAAGGAATTTGAAAGGCTGGGTGGCACAAAGACTATAAAGGTTGATGTTCGAGTCATTGCTGCCACAAATCAAAATCTTGAAGAGAAAATAAAACAAAAACAATTTCGTGAAGATCTCTTTTACCGGTTGAATGTATTTCCCATATATATCCCACCATTACGCGATAGAAAAGATGACATTTTGATTATTGCCGAGCATTATCTAAGTTATTATTCCAAACAGATGAATAAAGATATCAAAAAATTTTCAGACGAAGCAATTGACCGATTGCTCAATTACCCCTGGCCTGGGAATGTCCGGGAACTTCAAAATGTCATAGAACGCGCAGTGGTTTTGACGAACTCCGATACCATTAAACCTGATACGCTGATGCTACCAAGCGAACCCATAGAATTACCCATGACATATGATAAAAGTCTCAAAGAGGCCGTAGAGGAATTTAAAATGAAATACATTAAAGAGGTAATAAAAAAATGTGGTGGCAATCAAAGAAAGGCAAGCAAAATTTTGAAGATCCAGCCTACTTATCTATCAAGACTTTTACACAAAAAGAGATAA
- a CDS encoding RNA polymerase sigma factor produces MNGEKELIIAAQNGNEFACEKILNLYKNRIFSYVLRLVKNYDDAEEITFEVFIKFFSTIKTFDPAKPLVAWLFSIAHNLVIDFFRKNKVEYEYLDEKHVTAENFIEKYEYQKKIKMLEDALQQLAPVDREILILFHKEELSYQEIGRIINLPISTIKIRLHRARKKLKMLLKEKNPFVDTP; encoded by the coding sequence ATGAATGGCGAAAAAGAACTAATAATAGCCGCGCAAAATGGCAATGAATTCGCCTGCGAAAAAATTTTAAATCTTTACAAAAATCGAATATTCAGCTATGTGCTGCGTCTGGTAAAAAATTATGACGATGCCGAAGAAATAACCTTTGAGGTTTTTATAAAATTTTTTAGCACGATTAAAACATTTGACCCAGCAAAGCCACTCGTTGCTTGGTTATTCAGCATCGCCCACAACCTGGTGATTGATTTTTTTAGAAAGAATAAAGTTGAGTATGAATACCTTGATGAAAAACATGTAACAGCAGAGAACTTTATCGAAAAGTATGAATACCAGAAGAAAATAAAAATGCTTGAAGATGCGCTCCAACAATTGGCACCGGTGGACCGGGAAATATTAATTCTTTTTCATAAAGAAGAGTTATCATATCAAGAAATAGGCAGAATTATAAACCTTCCAATCAGCACGATTAAAATCCGCTTGCATCGGGCACGGAAGAAATTAAAAATGCTCTTAAAGGAGAAAAATCCCTTTGTTGACACCCCGTGA
- a CDS encoding prohibitin family protein, producing MKTDRVDDKLRIRKYVTWGVGFLGTLLIFFSLLRNVPLGSVGVQILFGKVLTRSILHEGLNIVNPFVDLHIMSIRTQAYTMSIAYEEGQVKGDDAITALTRDGLEVKMDLTVWYHLNPEEAGTVFQKIGADYVEKIVRPAARTAIRNTTSKYQAIEIYAEKRQELETEIEKQLAEDFNKRGIVLEKVLLRNISLPAKVKNAIEAKLEAEQEAQKMEFVLLKEKKEAERKKNRSYWHCGSTTNNCSVPGWRPRSGIPFLEIP from the coding sequence GTGAAGACCGACAGGGTGGATGATAAATTGCGGATTCGAAAATATGTCACCTGGGGAGTCGGATTTTTGGGAACCTTATTAATTTTCTTTTCCCTCTTACGAAACGTCCCACTTGGTTCGGTAGGCGTTCAGATCCTCTTTGGTAAGGTTCTCACCAGATCGATTCTTCATGAGGGCTTGAACATTGTTAATCCATTTGTTGACCTGCATATTATGAGCATTCGCACTCAGGCCTATACAATGTCTATTGCCTATGAAGAGGGACAAGTCAAAGGAGATGATGCCATCACCGCTTTAACCAGAGATGGTTTGGAGGTCAAAATGGATTTGACCGTCTGGTATCATCTAAATCCTGAAGAAGCAGGTACTGTCTTCCAGAAAATTGGTGCTGACTATGTGGAAAAAATTGTTCGGCCTGCTGCCCGGACGGCAATTAGAAATACTACTTCTAAATACCAGGCAATAGAAATATATGCAGAAAAACGACAAGAGTTAGAGACAGAAATTGAAAAACAACTGGCAGAAGATTTTAACAAAAGAGGCATTGTTTTGGAAAAAGTTTTATTGAGAAACATTAGCCTGCCCGCGAAGGTCAAAAATGCTATTGAAGCAAAATTAGAAGCTGAACAAGAAGCACAAAAAATGGAGTTTGTATTATTAAAAGAAAAAAAAGAAGCAGAAAGAAAAAAAAATCGAAGCTACTGGCATTGCGGAAGCACAACAAATAATTGCTCAGTCCCTGGTTGGCGACCGCGGTCGGGCATACCTTTCCTGGAAATACCTTGA
- a CDS encoding sensor domain-containing diguanylate cyclase has product MAQSISKLDCQKFCQALLENLNRGVYFVNLDTKITYWNKKAEEITGYKKEEIIGKGCKDNFLVHINEEGKQCCDDQELCPIMKALKTQGPYETDLYFKHRDGYRVFVHIKTFPVFDENKKVIGTVEIFYDNTEIDELKSKIQELERLALIDSLTKIANRRYIEIQLHSRLNEFKRFGWQFGLLFIDIDHFKLVNDKFGHDVGDKVLKMVANVLAKNSRSFDLVGRWGGEEFIMIVPNVNDSQLYTIAHKFKNLVALSNLRVGAESIGVTISIGATLVKPKDTLKTLINRADRLMYQSKQMGRNKVTTDFEIL; this is encoded by the coding sequence ATGGCACAATCAATATCAAAATTAGACTGCCAAAAATTCTGCCAGGCACTCCTTGAAAATCTAAATAGAGGGGTCTATTTTGTTAATTTAGATACAAAGATTACATACTGGAATAAAAAGGCAGAAGAGATAACCGGTTATAAAAAAGAAGAAATCATAGGTAAGGGCTGCAAAGATAACTTTCTTGTTCATATCAATGAAGAAGGTAAACAATGTTGTGATGATCAGGAACTCTGCCCAATAATGAAAGCACTGAAAACCCAAGGTCCTTATGAAACGGATTTGTATTTTAAGCATCGTGATGGTTACCGGGTTTTTGTGCATATAAAGACGTTTCCAGTATTTGATGAAAATAAAAAGGTTATAGGCACGGTAGAAATATTCTATGATAATACAGAAATTGATGAACTGAAATCGAAGATCCAGGAACTTGAAAGGTTGGCACTCATTGATAGTCTTACAAAAATTGCCAATAGAAGATACATAGAAATCCAACTGCATTCTCGATTGAATGAGTTTAAACGATTCGGCTGGCAATTTGGTCTTTTATTCATTGATATTGACCATTTTAAACTGGTTAATGATAAATTTGGACATGATGTTGGTGATAAAGTCTTGAAAATGGTCGCCAATGTGCTTGCCAAAAATTCTCGTTCTTTTGATTTAGTTGGAAGATGGGGTGGAGAGGAATTCATTATGATTGTCCCAAATGTCAATGATAGCCAATTATATACAATTGCTCATAAATTTAAGAATTTAGTTGCTCTCTCCAATTTACGTGTTGGTGCCGAATCAATCGGTGTGACGATATCAATTGGAGCAACTCTCGTCAAGCCCAAGGACACATTAAAAACACTAATAAATCGTGCCGATAGGCTAATGTATCAAAGCAAACAAATGGGAAGAAATAAGGTGACGACTGATTTTGAAATCCTTTAG
- a CDS encoding nitroreductase family protein, whose translation MNVKQTIERRRAYRSLEPTEITNDLIEDLANCARLFCSCFNNQPWRYVFVYDKTILTALHSALSPGNEWAQSASMIIAVFSKPDFDCIMKDSRRYYLFDTGMATAAMILRATELGLVAHPIAGYNQQKVKEILKIPEDMEVITLIIVGKHSDKINPVLSEKQIGAEKIRPERLPLEKFIWHNQYQN comes from the coding sequence ATGAATGTTAAACAAACAATTGAAAGAAGACGTGCTTACCGGTCATTAGAGCCGACAGAAATAACAAATGATTTAATTGAAGACCTTGCTAACTGTGCCCGATTATTCTGTTCCTGCTTCAATAACCAGCCCTGGCGTTATGTTTTTGTTTATGACAAAACCATCCTGACTGCATTACATTCAGCACTATCCCCAGGTAATGAATGGGCACAATCCGCAAGTATGATTATTGCTGTCTTCAGTAAACCTGATTTTGATTGCATAATGAAAGATAGCAGGAGATATTATCTATTCGATACGGGAATGGCAACTGCGGCAATGATATTGCGGGCGACGGAACTGGGGCTTGTCGCCCATCCTATTGCAGGCTACAATCAACAAAAGGTGAAAGAAATCTTGAAAATCCCGGAAGATATGGAAGTTATAACCCTTATAATTGTTGGCAAACATTCTGATAAAATAAATCCAGTTCTTTCCGAAAAACAAATTGGAGCAGAAAAAATTAGACCTGAAAGACTGCCCTTGGAGAAATTCATATGGCACAATCAATATCAAAATTAG
- a CDS encoding ZIP family metal transporter, translating to MMEYLTNKLHPVVFALLAGLFTWVLTALGSSFVFLKKEFNQKLFDAMLGFAGGIMIAASFWSLLAPAIEIARRYNSFLSWFAPSIGFLLGAVVLRIIDMILPHLHLGFPITESEGIKTSWHRSVLLVLAITLHNVPEGLAVGVAIGSAASGFSDATLAGAMAIMFGIGIQNIPEGFAVSISLYREKISRFKSFWFGQLSGLVEPIAAVVGCSAVLWAHYLLPYALSFAAGAMIFVVVEEVIPESQRNRNVEYATGGTIIGFLLMMILDVAFS from the coding sequence ATGATGGAATATTTAACCAATAAACTTCATCCGGTTGTTTTTGCCCTTCTTGCTGGTCTCTTTACTTGGGTTCTTACGGCTCTTGGTTCATCATTTGTCTTTTTGAAAAAGGAATTCAATCAGAAGTTATTTGACGCAATGTTGGGATTTGCCGGCGGTATTATGATTGCCGCAAGTTTCTGGTCCCTGCTTGCACCGGCAATCGAAATAGCCAGAAGATATAATTCTTTTCTCTCCTGGTTTGCTCCATCCATAGGGTTTCTTCTTGGCGCAGTTGTTTTGCGAATCATAGATATGATTCTCCCCCATCTCCATCTTGGTTTTCCAATAACTGAATCTGAAGGGATTAAAACTTCGTGGCACCGAAGCGTATTATTAGTTCTGGCAATCACACTTCATAATGTTCCAGAAGGGTTAGCGGTTGGAGTGGCTATAGGCTCTGCCGCCAGCGGATTTTCTGATGCGACACTTGCCGGAGCAATGGCAATAATGTTTGGCATAGGTATTCAGAATATACCCGAAGGTTTTGCCGTCTCCATATCGCTCTACCGCGAGAAAATATCAAGATTCAAAAGTTTCTGGTTTGGCCAACTATCGGGTTTGGTAGAACCAATTGCTGCTGTTGTCGGTTGCTCTGCGGTGCTATGGGCACATTATTTATTGCCTTATGCGCTTAGTTTTGCTGCTGGTGCGATGATTTTTGTAGTTGTAGAAGAAGTGATACCTGAATCACAAAGAAACAGGAATGTAGAATATGCTACAGGTGGAACAATCATTGGATTTTTGCTTATGATGATTCTCGATGTTGCCTTTTCTTAA
- a CDS encoding peroxiredoxin, with protein sequence MDKLTEKRMPLLGDDFPEIKVQTTHGVLELPKAFAGKWFVLFSHPADFTPVCTTEFVAFQKRYDKFKALNCELIGLSVDQVFSHIKWEEWIKEKLGVEIQFPIIADTGAVAETLGLIHPGKGTNTVRAVFVVDDKGKIRIILYYPQELGRNMDEILRVVEAMQISDKYGVAMPANWPNNEIVKDHVIVPPAKDVKTAKERIEKAKAGEFECFDWWLCHKKLSR encoded by the coding sequence ATGGATAAATTAACAGAAAAGAGAATGCCCCTTCTGGGAGATGATTTCCCAGAGATAAAAGTCCAGACCACCCATGGTGTTCTGGAACTACCAAAGGCGTTTGCGGGTAAATGGTTTGTTTTATTCAGCCATCCTGCTGACTTCACACCTGTCTGTACAACTGAATTTGTCGCATTCCAGAAAAGATATGATAAATTCAAGGCACTGAATTGCGAACTTATCGGTCTAAGTGTTGACCAGGTCTTTTCACACATTAAATGGGAAGAATGGATCAAAGAAAAACTTGGGGTTGAAATCCAATTCCCAATCATTGCCGATACTGGTGCAGTAGCTGAAACACTTGGGCTTATTCATCCTGGGAAAGGAACAAATACGGTCCGGGCAGTATTCGTGGTAGATGATAAAGGTAAGATAAGAATTATTCTCTATTATCCCCAGGAACTCGGCAGGAATATGGATGAAATCCTAAGGGTTGTAGAAGCAATGCAAATATCTGATAAATACGGTGTAGCAATGCCGGCGAACTGGCCCAATAATGAAATAGTAAAAGACCATGTAATTGTTCCACCGGCAAAGGATGTTAAGACGGCTAAAGAACGAATTGAAAAAGCAAAAGCTGGTGAGTTTGAGTGTTTTGACTGGTGGCTATGCCACAAGAAATTGAGTAGATAA